In Pseudomonas sp. P5_109, the genomic window CAACACCTCGGACGACAAACCGCACATCAACAAGTCGCTGATCATGGTGCCGATGAAGACTCCGGGCATTAGCCTGAGCTCGCACCTGGACAAGCTCGGCATGCGCAGTTCGGAAACCGCCCAGGTGTTTTTCGACAATGTGCGCGTGCCGCAGCGCAACCGCATCGGCCATGAAGGCGCGGGGTTCATGATGCAGATGTTGCAGTTCCAGGAGGAACGCCTGTTCGGCGCGGCCAACATGATCAAGGGCCTGGAGTATTGCGTCGACAGCACCATCGAATACTGCAAGGAGCGCAAGACCTTCGGTAACGCGCTGATCGACAATCAGGTGATCCACTTCCGCCTGGCTGAACTGCAGACCGAAATCGAATGCCTGCGGGCGCTGGTCTATCAGGCCACCGAGCAATACATCAAGGGCCAGGACGTCACGCGCCTGGCGTCGATGGCCAAGCTCAAGGCCGGGCGCCTGGGCCGCGAAGTCAGCGACAGTTGCCTGCAGTATTGGGGCGGCATGGGCTTCATGTGGGACAACCCGGTGGCCCGTGCCTACCGTGACGTACGGCTGGTGTCGATTGGCGGCGGCGCCGACGAAATCATGCTGGGAATCATCTGCAAACTGATGGGCATTTTGCCGGGGAAAAAGAAATGAGCAGCCTGCCGGTTTGCCAGACCTTGTTGCTGGAACTGCACAACGGCGTGTTGCACATCACCCTCAACCGTCCGGAATGCCGCAATGCGATGAGCTTGCAGATGGTCGCCGAACTGCGCTCGGTGCTGGCCGCGGTACGCGATAGACCAGGGGTTCGCGCCCTGGTGATCGGCGGCGTCGGTGGGCACTTCTGTGCCGGCGGTGACATCAAGGATATGGCCAGTGCCCGTGCTCAGGGCGCGAGCGCACACCGCGACACGAATCGAGTGTTCGGTGCGCTCCTGCAAGAGGTGCAACAGGCGCCACAAGTGGTAATTACCGTACTGCAAGGTGCGGTGCTCGGCGGCGGTTTCGGCCTGGCCTGTGTCAGCGATATCGCCCTGGCCGATCACCAGGCGCAATTCGGCCTGCCGGAAACCAGCCTCGGCCTGTTGCCGGCACAGATCGTACCGTTCGTGGTGCAACGCATCGGCCTGACCCAGACCCGGCGCCTGGCCCTGACGGCAGCGCGTTTTGATGGTACCCAGGCGCGCCGCATGGGGCTGGTGCATTTTGTCGAGCATGATCCACAGGCCTTGGCCGAGCGTCTCGATGAGGTCTTGGCCCATGTGTTGTGTTGTGCACCCGAGGCGAATGCGATGACCAAGAAACTCTTGCTGGCCAGTGCCGGACAACCGCCGGATGAGTTGCTTGATCAAGCGGCGCAATGGTTCAGCGAAGCGGTGACCGGAGCCGAAGGCATCGAGGGAACGATGGCCTTCGTGCAAAAACGCAAACCGGGGTGGGCCCCCTGAAAAGCTTCGCGAGCAAGCCCGCTCCCACATTTGAAATGCATTCCCCTGTGGGAGCGGGCTTGCTCGCGAAGAGGCCCGAACAGACATCGCAAAACCAAGGGAACAACCCATGCCCGGACTCAAAAAAATCCTCATCGCCAACCGCGGTGAAATCGCCTGCCGCATCCAGCGCACGGCCCAGGCACTGGGCTATCGCACCGTCGCCGTGTTCAGCGATGCCGACGCCGATGCCCTGCACGTGCGGATGGCCGACGAAGCCGTCAACATCGGCCCGGCCGCGGTGCAACAGTCTTATCTGAACATCCTGGCCATCCTCGACGCCGCCCGGCGCACCGGCGCGGATGCCATCCACCCGGGCTACGGCTTCCTCTCGGAAAACGCCGGGTTTGCCATCGCCTGCCGGGACGCCGGCATCACCTTCATCGGCCCCAGCCCCGAGGCCATCGAACTGATGGGCAGCAAGCGCCTGTCGAAGATCGCCATGCTCGAAGCCGGTGTGCCCTGCATCAACGGTTATCAAGGCGCCAAGCAGGACGACGCGACCCTGAGCCGCGAAGCCGAGCGCATCGGCTATCCGTTGATGATCAAGGCCAGCGCTGGCGGCGGTGGACGCGGCATGCGCCTGGTACACGACGCTGGCGACTTGCTGGAACAGATTCGCACCGCGCGCTCCGAAGCCTTGAACGGTTTTGGCAGCGGCGAACTGATTCTTGAACAGGCACTGATCGAACCCCGTCACGTCGAGATCCAACTGTTCGGTGACCGGCATGGCAACCTGATTTACCTCGGCGAGCGCGATTGCTCGGTGCAGCGCCGACATCAGAAAGTCATCGAAGAGGCCCCCTGCCCGGTGATGACGCCTGAACTGCGCCAAGCCATGGGCGAAGCGGCGCTCAAGGCCGGGCGGGCGGTGCAGTACATCGGCGCGGGCACCGTAGAGTTTTTGCTGGATGCCCGGGGCCAGTTT contains:
- the atuD gene encoding citronellyl-CoA dehydrogenase is translated as MIFTQEHEALRRTVRQFVEHDINPYVEEWEKAGRFPIHDIFRKAGDLGLLGISKPEKFGGMGLDYSYSIVAAEEFGTIHCGGIPMSIGVQTDMCTPALARFGSDELRDEFLRPAISGDQVGCIGVSEVGAGSDVAGLKTTARKDGDDYVINGSKMWITNSPSADFICLLANTSDDKPHINKSLIMVPMKTPGISLSSHLDKLGMRSSETAQVFFDNVRVPQRNRIGHEGAGFMMQMLQFQEERLFGAANMIKGLEYCVDSTIEYCKERKTFGNALIDNQVIHFRLAELQTEIECLRALVYQATEQYIKGQDVTRLASMAKLKAGRLGREVSDSCLQYWGGMGFMWDNPVARAYRDVRLVSIGGGADEIMLGIICKLMGILPGKKK
- a CDS encoding enoyl-CoA hydratase/isomerase family protein; its protein translation is MSSLPVCQTLLLELHNGVLHITLNRPECRNAMSLQMVAELRSVLAAVRDRPGVRALVIGGVGGHFCAGGDIKDMASARAQGASAHRDTNRVFGALLQEVQQAPQVVITVLQGAVLGGGFGLACVSDIALADHQAQFGLPETSLGLLPAQIVPFVVQRIGLTQTRRLALTAARFDGTQARRMGLVHFVEHDPQALAERLDEVLAHVLCCAPEANAMTKKLLLASAGQPPDELLDQAAQWFSEAVTGAEGIEGTMAFVQKRKPGWAP